GCGCCGGCCCCCGGCCTCTGGAACACTCGCCAAAAGACAACAGCCGGAGGTCGCCATGCATCGCCGCCATCACGACATGGGCGGATTGCCCGCCGGGCCGGTCGAACAGGCCGAGCATGAGTACGCGCCGTGGGAGAAGAAGGTGGACGCGATCATGCGGCTGCTGACCGATTCCAAGCGCAGGATCCTGACCGTCGATGAGCTGCGGCGCGGCATCGAGGAGATGGGGCCGGGCATCTATGACGAGCTGACCTATTACGAGCGCTGGATCGCCTCGATCACCAACAATCTGCTGGAAAAGGGCGTGGTCACGGTGGACGAGCTGGGCCGCGCGATGGAAGCGGCGCAGGCCCGCCATGCCGAGGCGGCGAAGATCACCTGCGCGCCCGGAGAGCATCCGTGAGCGCCGGGACGCTGGACCGGCCGGCTTCCTTCCGGCCCGGCGATGCGGTCAGGGTGCGTGTTGCCTATCCGCCCGGCCATGTCCGTGCGCCGTTCTTCTGCCGGGGCAAGCCGGGCGTGGTGGAGGAGCTGGTGGGCGGCTTCGCCAACCCGGAGGAGCTGGCCTATGGCCGCGAGGGCAAGCCGTCCCTGCCGCTCTACCGCGTGGTGTTCCGCCAGGCCGATCTCTGGCCGGATTATGATGGGCCGGAGCGCGACACGGCGGTGATCGATGTCTATGAAAACTGGCTGGAGGCAGCGCGATGAGCGGGCACGACCATCCCCACGATCACGGCCATGACCACGATCATCCCCATGGCCACGGGCCGTTCCAGCCGGATATCGAGGACCGCCCGCTGACCCATCATCAGGCGATGACCGAGGCGGTGGCCGACCTGCTGCTCGCCAAGGGCATTATCGAGCCGGTTGAGCTGCGGAAGATGCTGGAGGCCATCGACGCCAAAAGCCCGGCAGCGGGATCGAAGATGGTGGCAAAGGCCTGGACCGATCCGGCCTTCAAGCAGCGCATGCTGGCCGATGTGATCGCGGCGGCTTCGGAACTGGACATTGATGCCGGCGGCATCCCGATCAAGGCCATCGAGAACACGGAGGCCACGCACAATGTCGTGGTCTGCACGCTGTGCTCCTGCTATCCGCGGCTGCTGATCGGCCTGCCGCCGGACTGGTACAAGGCGCGCGCCTATCGCAGCCGGGTGATCCGCGAGCCGCGCGCGGTGCTGAAGGAGTTCGGCACCGAGATCCCCGACGATGTCGAGGTCAGGGTGCATGATTCCACCGCCGACCTGCGCTATCTGATCATCCCGCGCCGCCCCGCCGGCACCGAAGGCTGGAGTGCGGAAAAGCTGGAGGCGCTGGTCACCCGCGACACCATGATCGGCGTGGCATTGCCGCAGGTGTGAGGGGGCATCCTCTTTATTCGTCACCCTCGGGCT
This window of the Oceanibaculum nanhaiense genome carries:
- a CDS encoding SH3-like domain-containing protein, which codes for MHRRHHDMGGLPAGPVEQAEHEYAPWEKKVDAIMRLLTDSKRRILTVDELRRGIEEMGPGIYDELTYYERWIASITNNLLEKGVVTVDELGRAMEAAQARHAEAAKITCAPGEHP
- a CDS encoding SH3-like domain-containing protein, with translation MSAGTLDRPASFRPGDAVRVRVAYPPGHVRAPFFCRGKPGVVEELVGGFANPEELAYGREGKPSLPLYRVVFRQADLWPDYDGPERDTAVIDVYENWLEAAR
- a CDS encoding nitrile hydratase subunit alpha; amino-acid sequence: MSGHDHPHDHGHDHDHPHGHGPFQPDIEDRPLTHHQAMTEAVADLLLAKGIIEPVELRKMLEAIDAKSPAAGSKMVAKAWTDPAFKQRMLADVIAAASELDIDAGGIPIKAIENTEATHNVVVCTLCSCYPRLLIGLPPDWYKARAYRSRVIREPRAVLKEFGTEIPDDVEVRVHDSTADLRYLIIPRRPAGTEGWSAEKLEALVTRDTMIGVALPQV